From a region of the Leptospira kmetyi serovar Malaysia str. Bejo-Iso9 genome:
- a CDS encoding DUF1554 domain-containing protein — protein MIQKESIPFSVSISALLLFTLSCSEAERMSFDALKNPLVALIEPSRVANSSSQTGTTTPTCSTTKGPCYIFELYNIAGVLTDGNMGGISGADTLCRNAAALLPSSFGAPSEYKAMLMDESGTRDLTHNWVLYPNTKYLNIKKSTLNPNDSALVFTTDSQGMFGGTLSNAIIVDGTRPPGTYTFTGVRIDTPSFVGTWLPGSFRSCFDWTSTVAGTSYGSLGDPTQIFSSTFIDRGYSSAQVCNTTHGIYCVRQ, from the coding sequence ATGATACAGAAAGAATCCATTCCATTTTCCGTAAGTATTTCCGCGCTTCTGTTGTTCACTCTTTCCTGCAGTGAAGCGGAACGGATGTCTTTTGACGCGCTCAAAAATCCTTTGGTCGCGTTAATCGAACCTTCCCGCGTCGCAAATTCTTCTTCCCAAACCGGAACGACTACTCCGACCTGCAGTACGACAAAAGGTCCTTGTTATATATTCGAACTCTATAATATAGCCGGGGTTCTCACCGATGGAAACATGGGAGGAATTTCGGGAGCCGATACTCTTTGTCGGAATGCGGCCGCGCTTTTACCTTCTTCTTTTGGAGCGCCGAGCGAATACAAAGCGATGCTTATGGATGAATCCGGGACTCGCGATCTGACTCACAATTGGGTTTTGTATCCGAACACAAAGTATCTCAATATCAAAAAGAGCACCTTAAATCCGAACGATAGCGCGCTCGTGTTTACGACCGATTCTCAAGGAATGTTCGGCGGCACGCTGAGCAATGCGATCATCGTGGACGGAACCAGACCACCAGGAACGTATACGTTCACCGGAGTTCGAATCGATACTCCCAGCTTCGTCGGAACGTGGCTTCCCGGATCGTTTCGGAGTTGTTTTGATTGGACGAGCACCGTCGCGGGAACCAGTTACGGTTCCCTAGGAGATCCGACGCAAATCTTTTCCTCGACCTTTATCGATCGCGGATACAGTTCCGCGCAAGTGTGCAATACGACGCACGGAATCTACTGTGTCCGTCAATGA
- a CDS encoding sterol desaturase family protein: MEQNLVVLFIPCLFVLIVVEVLYSLYRGIPAYRWNDSLDNLATGISNQIFIVLFHTITIAGYLWIYHHWRIFDLPAWPGEPLWWMPTRDLFGISSKVMSFIIVALTWIVCLFVYEFAYYWNHRLSHEINFLWAGHIVHHQSEEYNLGVAFRQASFRGLFTWVFYLPLAWIGFPPAVMIFNAQFSLIYQFLIHTKFISKLPVWFESIFNTPSHHRVHHGRNPRYIDKNYGGMFIFFDKWFGTFEPETETPVYGITTQLKSFNPLWANFHYWWEMIQSAKNSSNWKDKVNLFFASPGSTNETEEENGNAFRKEKDVHREKDKPGIFEKYDIPLPNGLLFYVLFWSFAAILISFLVLLNVGRIPESVLHNVFFASILTFVCVGGICDRKKWVLFLEPIRLFYLCLTFFQWFGAGNLSFVLLGFYLISLVCFLILYQRFIDPRRTGFGKGELETRIG; this comes from the coding sequence ATGGAACAGAACTTAGTCGTACTTTTTATTCCTTGTTTGTTCGTTTTGATCGTCGTGGAAGTTTTATATTCCTTGTATCGGGGGATTCCGGCGTATCGATGGAACGATTCTCTGGACAACTTAGCGACCGGAATTTCCAATCAGATCTTTATCGTGCTCTTTCATACGATCACGATCGCGGGTTATCTTTGGATTTATCATCACTGGAGAATCTTCGATCTTCCCGCTTGGCCCGGCGAACCTTTGTGGTGGATGCCGACTCGCGATCTCTTCGGGATTTCTTCGAAGGTAATGTCGTTTATCATTGTCGCATTAACGTGGATCGTTTGTCTTTTTGTCTATGAGTTCGCGTATTATTGGAATCATCGGCTGAGTCACGAGATCAATTTTCTTTGGGCCGGGCATATCGTTCATCATCAAAGCGAAGAATACAATCTCGGAGTCGCTTTTCGTCAGGCGAGTTTCCGGGGTTTATTCACTTGGGTTTTTTATCTCCCGCTTGCTTGGATCGGATTTCCTCCCGCTGTGATGATCTTCAACGCGCAGTTCAGTCTGATCTATCAATTTTTGATTCATACGAAATTCATTTCCAAGTTACCCGTTTGGTTCGAGTCGATCTTCAATACGCCTTCTCATCATAGGGTGCACCACGGAAGAAATCCCCGTTATATCGATAAAAACTACGGAGGAATGTTTATCTTCTTCGACAAATGGTTCGGCACTTTCGAACCCGAAACGGAAACTCCGGTTTACGGAATTACGACGCAACTCAAAAGTTTTAATCCTCTATGGGCGAATTTTCACTATTGGTGGGAGATGATTCAGTCCGCGAAAAATTCTTCGAATTGGAAGGACAAGGTGAACTTATTTTTTGCGTCTCCCGGATCGACAAACGAGACGGAGGAGGAGAACGGAAATGCGTTTCGAAAGGAGAAGGACGTTCACCGGGAGAAAGACAAACCGGGAATATTCGAAAAATATGATATTCCTTTGCCCAATGGGCTTTTGTTTTATGTTTTGTTCTGGTCTTTTGCGGCGATTTTGATTTCCTTTTTAGTTCTTTTGAATGTAGGGCGAATCCCCGAATCGGTTCTCCACAACGTGTTTTTTGCGAGCATTCTTACCTTTGTTTGTGTGGGGGGAATCTGCGATCGTAAAAAATGGGTTTTGTTTTTGGAACCGATTCGTCTGTTTTATCTCTGTTTGACTTTCTTTCAATGGTTCGGCGCGGGCAATCTGAGTTTTGTTCTGCTCGGTTTTTATCTTATTTCCTTGGTTTGTTTTTTGATTTTGTATCAAAGATTTATCGATCCGCGACGGACCGGTTTTGGAAAAGGAGAATTGGAAACTCGAATCGGATGA
- a CDS encoding transposase: MVQNPHVNEGQSAVQVRKRSKKSASKSPPKKYKHAGIQIPFFERITKKILDDFYAKTCVNCEDQILTKEISTRPDVVRCPICNYQTSRLSYTPLHHFKLPKWMFGYVFYESLIQHPKVITTVEISKRLSISYKGATLLKRRFQLFASQQLPKYKEITFKALEVEFRDFSLPADEDIDITSKMKHRSYICADTAVLYSASERANKGRKRYRHGGATASIYLSEKLGGRQVGTLVHTIAVKGGPVFFHSVPNQKANTLGPIIKDHLPMRTPLFTDQGYQWLWGIYKNHRSVNHSAKSKEGRYRWARDRWSKNGVHSQVAEGNQRLLKTSFGTYCYLRPENSTLYLNEFSFLKNARVLGLDIISENQGLLGKSSSNYGLEKSNFVSENWLKQSIRNYVYIDAEQSTKE; encoded by the coding sequence ATTGTTCAAAACCCTCACGTAAACGAAGGACAGAGCGCAGTTCAAGTTCGCAAACGAAGTAAGAAATCAGCCAGCAAATCCCCACCGAAAAAATACAAACACGCAGGAATCCAGATTCCATTTTTCGAACGGATTACAAAAAAGATTCTCGATGATTTCTACGCAAAGACGTGTGTGAATTGCGAAGATCAAATTCTTACCAAAGAAATTTCAACACGACCGGACGTCGTTCGTTGTCCGATTTGTAATTACCAAACGTCAAGACTCTCATACACACCGCTTCATCATTTCAAACTTCCGAAGTGGATGTTTGGCTACGTGTTCTACGAATCTCTCATCCAACATCCGAAAGTCATCACAACCGTAGAAATCTCCAAGCGTCTCTCCATCTCTTACAAAGGAGCCACACTTCTCAAAAGAAGATTTCAACTGTTCGCATCACAACAGCTTCCAAAGTACAAAGAGATTACTTTCAAAGCTCTTGAAGTAGAGTTCCGTGACTTCTCACTTCCAGCCGATGAGGACATCGATATTACGAGCAAAATGAAGCACCGGTCGTATATTTGCGCGGATACAGCCGTTTTGTATTCTGCATCCGAGCGAGCCAACAAAGGTCGAAAGAGATACCGTCATGGAGGAGCAACAGCATCGATCTATCTTTCAGAAAAACTTGGAGGACGTCAGGTTGGAACCTTAGTTCATACGATTGCAGTGAAGGGTGGTCCTGTATTCTTTCATTCTGTTCCAAATCAAAAAGCAAACACACTTGGACCGATCATTAAGGATCATCTTCCAATGAGAACGCCTCTCTTTACAGACCAAGGATATCAATGGCTTTGGGGAATTTACAAGAACCACAGATCTGTAAATCACTCTGCAAAATCAAAAGAGGGGAGATATCGATGGGCGAGGGATCGTTGGAGCAAGAATGGAGTTCATTCACAAGTAGCGGAAGGTAACCAGAGACTGCTGAAAACTTCGTTCGGTACTTATTGCTATCTAAGGCCGGAGAACTCGACGCTCTATTTAAACGAATTCTCGTTTCTCAAAAACGCCAGAGTTCTCGGTCTTGATATTATATCAGAGAATCAAGGTCTGTTGGGGAAAAGTTCGAGTAATTATGGACTCGAAAAATCCAATTTTGTTTCTGAAAACTGGCTTAAACAATCGATAAGAAATTACGTTTATATAGATGCAGAGCAATCAACAAAAGAGTAA
- a CDS encoding YncE family protein, which translates to MIPNLRMIQRSLAFFLFLPFFFVSCTMWPALTYLVSDSKSGDSNSFFPLALALLAQGADASGSAPTPNLLYVANYNANSLTIYNAKTGAYLNGTLANSTFPTQAGPDFVAVNPKANVLYVTAQTGNSITYFNAKTGAYINGTLANSSFPTGNGPIFIGVNPDANLIYVSNANSGTVTYMNATTGAYMNGTLANSSFPTSGTTPQGLTVDPVGNRMYISNFDLDNVTYYNATTASATSSFPAQSGPTSMALNTTANLLYVGNNASNSVTIYNATTGAYLNGTLVNSSLPVGTGPVSLAVNPASNILYSANQTSETLTLHNATTGVYLNGSLANSSFPTGVRPYAVAVNATANIAYVANSSSQTVTYYNAATGAYLNGTLANSSFPTQAGPSAVAVSP; encoded by the coding sequence ATGATTCCTAATTTAAGAATGATCCAAAGATCGCTCGCGTTTTTTTTATTCCTTCCATTCTTCTTTGTATCTTGTACGATGTGGCCTGCTCTTACCTATCTCGTTTCCGATTCGAAATCGGGAGATTCGAATTCTTTTTTTCCTCTTGCGTTGGCTCTTCTCGCGCAAGGAGCGGACGCAAGCGGTTCCGCGCCGACGCCCAATCTTTTGTATGTCGCGAACTACAACGCGAACAGCCTTACGATTTATAACGCGAAAACGGGAGCCTATTTAAACGGAACTCTTGCGAATTCGACGTTCCCCACTCAGGCCGGTCCAGACTTCGTTGCGGTCAATCCGAAAGCGAACGTTCTTTATGTAACCGCACAAACCGGAAACTCGATCACATATTTTAATGCGAAGACGGGTGCGTATATCAACGGAACTCTCGCGAACTCGAGCTTTCCTACCGGGAACGGTCCGATTTTTATCGGAGTCAATCCGGACGCAAACTTGATCTACGTTTCGAACGCGAACTCGGGAACGGTCACGTATATGAACGCGACGACCGGCGCGTATATGAACGGAACTCTCGCGAACTCGAGCTTTCCCACTTCGGGAACCACTCCGCAGGGTTTGACGGTCGATCCCGTCGGGAATCGAATGTATATTTCCAATTTCGATTTGGATAACGTTACCTACTACAATGCGACCACGGCTTCCGCAACTTCCAGCTTTCCCGCACAATCGGGGCCGACTTCGATGGCGTTGAATACCACCGCCAATCTTTTGTATGTGGGCAACAACGCATCCAATTCGGTTACGATCTACAATGCGACCACGGGAGCGTATTTAAACGGAACCCTTGTCAATTCGAGTTTACCCGTGGGAACCGGTCCGGTTTCGCTCGCAGTCAATCCCGCTTCGAATATTTTGTATTCCGCAAATCAGACCTCGGAGACGTTAACGCTTCACAACGCGACGACCGGAGTTTATCTCAACGGAAGTCTCGCCAATTCCAGTTTTCCAACGGGCGTTCGACCCTACGCGGTTGCGGTTAACGCAACTGCCAACATAGCCTATGTGGCAAACTCGTCTTCGCAAACGGTAACCTACTACAATGCGGCCACGGGCGCTTATCTCAACGGAACCCTCGCCAATTCGAGCTTTCCGACCCAAGCGGGACCTTCCGCCGTAGCGGTCAGTCCCTGA
- a CDS encoding alpha/beta fold hydrolase: MFFQKIKKILLGILISFFSLFFIAIVFTWEGDRSVEDLKERWASPPSTFLTFKEMNIHLRDEGPKSDPVPIVLIHGGGSSLHTWDAWTTELKSSRRVIRFDLPGFGLTGPSPDQDYSMKRYTEFMIALLDRLEIKRAILVGNSFGGNVAWRTALEQPERFQKLILLDSGGYKTESVSVPIAFRIARIPGLSNLLQNILPRRLVESSVKNTYGDPSKVTEALVDRFFFLALRTGNRKALGQFQQQLVSESGIFENRISELRLPTLILWGKKDKLQPPINAEKFHRDIQGSKLVVFENLGHIPQEEDPKETLKAVVEFIR, translated from the coding sequence ATGTTCTTTCAAAAAATCAAAAAAATACTTTTAGGAATTTTGATTTCCTTCTTTTCGTTATTCTTTATCGCGATCGTTTTCACTTGGGAAGGCGATCGTTCGGTTGAGGATTTAAAAGAACGCTGGGCTTCGCCGCCTTCCACTTTCCTTACATTCAAGGAAATGAATATTCACCTCAGAGACGAAGGCCCTAAATCCGATCCGGTTCCGATCGTCTTGATTCACGGAGGAGGCTCTTCTCTTCATACCTGGGACGCGTGGACGACCGAACTCAAATCCTCTCGAAGAGTGATTCGTTTTGATCTGCCCGGTTTCGGATTAACGGGCCCTTCTCCGGATCAGGATTATTCCATGAAACGTTATACGGAATTTATGATCGCTTTGCTCGATCGACTTGAAATCAAACGTGCGATTCTCGTGGGAAATTCTTTCGGAGGCAACGTGGCCTGGCGCACAGCGCTCGAACAACCGGAACGTTTTCAAAAATTGATTCTTCTGGATTCGGGCGGTTACAAAACGGAATCGGTTTCCGTTCCGATCGCGTTTCGAATCGCGAGGATTCCGGGCTTAAGCAATCTCCTTCAAAACATTCTTCCGAGAAGATTAGTCGAATCGAGCGTAAAGAATACATACGGCGATCCTTCGAAAGTCACCGAGGCTTTGGTAGACCGTTTCTTTTTTCTCGCGTTAAGAACGGGCAACAGAAAGGCTTTAGGACAATTTCAGCAACAACTAGTTTCAGAATCCGGAATATTCGAAAATCGTATTTCTGAATTGCGTCTTCCCACGTTGATCCTTTGGGGAAAAAAAGACAAACTACAACCTCCGATCAACGCGGAAAAATTTCATAGAGACATTCAAGGAAGCAAGCTCGTCGTTTTTGAAAATTTAGGTCATATTCCACAAGAAGAAGATCCGAAAGAAACATTGAAGGCGGTTGTGGAATTTATCCGTTGA